CGCTTCCTGCGGCAGCCCGGCCATCATGGGCGTCTCGAAGATGCCCGGTGCGATGGTCACCACCCGGATCAGCGACCGGGCGAGTTCCCGGGCGATCGGCAGCGTCATCGCGTGCACCGCACCCTTGGAGGCGGCGTAGGCAGGCTGGCCGATCTGGCCATCAAATGCGGCGACGGAGGCGGTGTTGATGATGACGCCGCGCTCCGGGCCGCCGAGCCCGGTCACGGCAGGCTCGGTGGCTGCCATCGCGGCCGCTGCAAGGCGGATGACGTTGAAGGTTCCCACGAGGTTGATCTGGATGACGCGGTTGAAGGTCTCCAGCGGCAGCACGCCGTCGCGGCCCAGGACCTTGCCGGGGGTGGCGATCCCGGCGCAGTTGACCACGATCCGCAGCGGGCCGAGGGCGACGGCGGCGTCGACGGCAGCCTGCACCTCGGCTTCGCTGGTGACGTCGGCGGGCACGAAGACGGCCTTGCGGGCCGGCTCCAGCGCGGCGCCGGGTGCTCCTGTCTGGACGTTCCCGCGGGCGTTCAACTCGGCGGCGAAGGCCTGCCCGGCGGAGCGAGGCAGGTCCACCAGGACCACCGAGGCGCCGGCGTCGAACAGGCGGCGCGCCGTTGCAGCCCCGAGGCCTGAGGCCCCGCCCGTAACCAGCGCGACTGTACCTTTGATGTCCATGCATCCTCCTTGATGTGGAACCGGAACCCGCCACGACACTGTGTGCAGCGTCACGAACCGACTGGGAACATTAGTTAGTGAATGTTAACTGGAATGCCGGCATTCCGCACCTTCACCCCGCGGCGCCGCCCCTGGGGCAGCGCAAACATCCCCGCCGCCGGCCCCGAATCGCCTCCCGAACCGCCTCCCAAATCACCGCCCGAGACGCAGCAACGATCACACCCCGGACGCACTGCCGCTACTAGGCTGGAACCATGACCCCAGCAGACCTTTCCACCGCACCCAACTGGTCGTTCCGGGCTGACGAGGCGGCCCGCTCGGTGACCCGGCTGTTCGGGCAGCGGCTCTTCTTCCTGCCGGGGACCCACATCGCCGCAACCGTGCGCCCCTCGGGCCGGCTGAAGAACCTGGCCCGGCCCTGGCACTACTGGTGGCAGGCGCACTACGTGGACTGCCTCGTGGACACCGGGCGGCGCGAACTGGGACCTGAGGGCCGTCCGGAAATGCGGTTCGACGGCGGGAACCGGCCCAGCGCCGGCCGGCTCGCCTCCAGGCTGGTCACCGGGATCCGGTTCCGCAACTTCCTCACCGTCGTCAACAACTACTACGACGACATGGCGTGGCTGGCACTGTCCACGCTGCGGCTGGAGAACCTGGCCCGGGACAGCCGCAAGGAGGCCGGACGCCGCCGCAACGCCAAGGTCCTGAAAAGCCTCACGCTGCAGTTCGATTCCGCGTCCACGGACGACCTCGGCGGCGGCACTTTCTGGAGCAAGAAGCGGGATTTCAAGAACACGCCGGCCACGGCGCCAGTGGCGCTGTACTACGCCCGCACCGGGCAGCCGGCCAGGGCGCAGGCCCTGCTGGACTGGTTGGACGCCCGTCTGTTCGACCCCGAACAGGGCATGTACCGGGACGGCCTCCGGATCGCACCCGGCGGCGACGTGGTGCTGGAAAGCGCCATCTACACCTACAACCAGGGCCCCGTCCTGGGCGCGCTGCTGGAGCTCGGCGGCGAGGCCAACCTGGCCCGGGCAGCCTCACTGGTGGCGTCGGTGGCGCGCAGCCTGACCCTACCCGCGCCCCTGATGGGGCGCAGCGCCACGGTGCTGCGCTGCGAGGGCACCGGCGACGGCGGACTGTTCACGGGCATCCTGGTCCGGTCCCTGGCCCTCGCCGCCGTCGACGAGCGGCTTCCCGCCGGGACCCGGGCGACGGCCGCGACGCTCGTGAACGACACCGCCGAGGCCTTCTGGGAGGGCCGCCGCGTTATGTCGGCCCGGGAGCCGCTGGCCCGCAAGGGCGGCCGGATCCTGTTCCCCCCCCGCCCCGAACTGCCGGCCAGGCGCAGCTACCCGGCGGGCGCCGCCGTCGAACTTTCCACCCAGCTGCAGGCCTGGATGGTGCTGGAAGCCGCTGCCTCCATCGCCGGACGGGGCGAGCTTGCGCCTGTTGAGTCCCCGGCCGAGTCCCCGGCCGAGTCCCCCGCCGACAATTAGGTCACGCAATAGTTTCGTAATTGATGTGATCCTGGTCACTTAAGGCGCCCTCAGCTTGGTTGCTTAGGTTTGGCTAACCTACAGTTTTTCCTAGTGAGCATGCCCTAACTTCCCCCGCTCACAGGGGGCTAGGGTTCCGAAGACCTTCCCTCCAGAAAGCAGCCCCATGAAGATCCGCAACAACGCGCTGGCAGGTATCGCACTTGCCGCCACTGCCGCGCTCGGCCTGGCCGCCTGTGGCTCCGGCACCTCCACGTCCCCCAGCAGCAGCGCCGCCGCTGACGGCAAGATCTCCGGTGAGATCACGGTCTACAACGCCCAGCATGAGTCTTTGGCCAAGGAATGGGTGGACGCGTTCACCGCGGAAACCGGCGTCAAGGTCACCATGCGCCAGGGTTCGGACACCGAGATGTCCAACCAGATCATCCAGGAAGGCCAGGCCTCCCCGGCAGACGTCTTCCTCACCGAAAACTCCCCTGCCATGGCCCAGGTCGAAAACGCCGGCCTCTTCGCCGACGTCGACAAGGCCACCGTCGAGCAGGTGCCCGCCGAGTTCCGGCCCTCCACGAACAAGTGGACCGGCATCGCGGCCCGCTCCACCGTTCTGGTCTACGACAAGGCCAAGCTGAGCGAAGGCCAACTGCCCAAGTCCATGCTGGACCTGGCCAAGCCGGAGTGGAAGGGCAAATGGGCGGCGTCCCCGTCCGGCGCCGACTTCCAGGCGATCGTCTCCGCCCTGCTCGAACTCAAGGGCGAAGCCGCCACCGAGGAATGGCTCAAGGGCATGAAGGAAAACTCCAAGGCCTACAAGGGCAACAGCACGGCCATGAAGGCGGTCAACGCCGGTGAAGTCGACGCCGCCCTGATTTACCACTACTACTACTATGGCGACCAGGCCAAGACCGGCGAGAACTCCAATAACGTCTCCCCGTACTACTTCAAGAACCAGGATCCGGGCGCGTTCGTGTCGGTCTCCGGCGGCGGTGTGCTGAAGTCCTCGAAGAATGCCGCGGCGGCCCAGGCCTTCGTCAAGTTCATCACCGGCAAGAAGGGCCAGGAAGTCCTGCAGAAGGGCACCTCGTTCGAGTACGCCATCGCCTCCGATGTCCCGGCCAACGAGAAGCTCGTCCCGCTGCCGGAACTGCAGGCACCGACGGTGGATCCGGCCAAGCTCAACTCCGCCAAGGTCACTGAGCTGATGACCAAGGCAGGACTGCTGTAACCACGTGACAACCAAGCTGGCGGCTCCCGAAACACCGGGGAGCACGACGACGGCGGGTCGGGGCAAGCGCCCCCGCCCGCCTTTCGGCGTTTCTGTAATAGCGGTCCTGGCGGTCCTGATCGCCCTCTTCGCACTGATTCCGCTGGGCTACGTCATTGTCATGACGGTGGCCACCGGCTGGGACACCGCCGTGGAGCTGATCTTCCGGGAACGCGTCGGCGTACTGCTGCTGAACACGGTGCTCCTGATGCTGGTCACCGTGCCGCTGTGCCTCATCCTCGGCGTGGGCGGCGCGTGGCTGGTGGAACGCACGCATCTCAAGGGGCACAAGTGGTGGGCAGTGCTGCTCGCGGCCCCCCTGGCCATCCCGGCCTTCGTCAACAGCTACGCGTGGGTCTCCGCGGTGCCGTCGCTCGAGGGCTTGTGGTCCGGCGTGCTGATCGCCACGCTGTCCTATTTCCCGCTCGTCTACATTCCGGCCGCCGCCACGCTCAGCCGGCTGGACCCGGCCATCGAACAGTCCGCCGCGTCCCTGGGCCTCGGCGCCTGGCGCGCCTTCTTCCGCGTGGTGCTGCCGCAGCTGCGGATCGCGATGACCGGCGGCGCGCTGCTCGTGTCCCTGCATCTCCTGGCTGAATACGGCGCCTTCGCGATGATCCGCTTCGACACCTTCACCACCGCGATCATGGTGCAGTACCAGTCCACCTTCAACGGCACCGCCGGGAACATGCTGGCCAGTGTGCTCGTGTTCCTCTGCCTGATCCTGCTGCTGGTTGAAGTGCGCAGCCGCGGCAGTGCCCGGTACGCCAGAGTTGGCTCCGGCGCCCAGGCCCGCGCCCTGCGGCTTCCGCTGCGCGCCTACCAGCTCCCGGCCCAGCTGTTCCTGATCGCGCTGACCGCGCTGGCTTTCGGGCTTCCGC
This DNA window, taken from Pseudarthrobacter sp. ATCC 49987, encodes the following:
- a CDS encoding ABC transporter permease, which codes for MTTKLAAPETPGSTTTAGRGKRPRPPFGVSVIAVLAVLIALFALIPLGYVIVMTVATGWDTAVELIFRERVGVLLLNTVLLMLVTVPLCLILGVGGAWLVERTHLKGHKWWAVLLAAPLAIPAFVNSYAWVSAVPSLEGLWSGVLIATLSYFPLVYIPAAATLSRLDPAIEQSAASLGLGAWRAFFRVVLPQLRIAMTGGALLVSLHLLAEYGAFAMIRFDTFTTAIMVQYQSTFNGTAGNMLASVLVFLCLILLLVEVRSRGSARYARVGSGAQARALRLPLRAYQLPAQLFLIALTALAFGLPLTFVLRWIFSGGPEIWAADEFLPALLQTLTYGLAGALATTVVAFPMAYLAVRHPSWFSKALELSNYITSSMPGIVVGLAFVTVSIKAAPNLYQTSALLIAAYVLLFLPRALVNIRSGLAQAPKELDEAAQALGKPPLLAFLRVTLRLTAPAAAGGAALVFLAIVNELTATLLLSPNGTRTLATEFWSKSSEIDYAGAAPYALLMILISAPMTYLLFQQSKKAAGQ
- a CDS encoding glycoside hydrolase family 76 protein, which gives rise to MTPADLSTAPNWSFRADEAARSVTRLFGQRLFFLPGTHIAATVRPSGRLKNLARPWHYWWQAHYVDCLVDTGRRELGPEGRPEMRFDGGNRPSAGRLASRLVTGIRFRNFLTVVNNYYDDMAWLALSTLRLENLARDSRKEAGRRRNAKVLKSLTLQFDSASTDDLGGGTFWSKKRDFKNTPATAPVALYYARTGQPARAQALLDWLDARLFDPEQGMYRDGLRIAPGGDVVLESAIYTYNQGPVLGALLELGGEANLARAASLVASVARSLTLPAPLMGRSATVLRCEGTGDGGLFTGILVRSLALAAVDERLPAGTRATAATLVNDTAEAFWEGRRVMSAREPLARKGGRILFPPRPELPARRSYPAGAAVELSTQLQAWMVLEAAASIAGRGELAPVESPAESPAESPADN
- a CDS encoding iron ABC transporter substrate-binding protein — translated: MKIRNNALAGIALAATAALGLAACGSGTSTSPSSSAAADGKISGEITVYNAQHESLAKEWVDAFTAETGVKVTMRQGSDTEMSNQIIQEGQASPADVFLTENSPAMAQVENAGLFADVDKATVEQVPAEFRPSTNKWTGIAARSTVLVYDKAKLSEGQLPKSMLDLAKPEWKGKWAASPSGADFQAIVSALLELKGEAATEEWLKGMKENSKAYKGNSTAMKAVNAGEVDAALIYHYYYYGDQAKTGENSNNVSPYYFKNQDPGAFVSVSGGGVLKSSKNAAAAQAFVKFITGKKGQEVLQKGTSFEYAIASDVPANEKLVPLPELQAPTVDPAKLNSAKVTELMTKAGLL
- a CDS encoding SDR family NAD(P)-dependent oxidoreductase; translated protein: MDIKGTVALVTGGASGLGAATARRLFDAGASVVLVDLPRSAGQAFAAELNARGNVQTGAPGAALEPARKAVFVPADVTSEAEVQAAVDAAVALGPLRIVVNCAGIATPGKVLGRDGVLPLETFNRVIQINLVGTFNVIRLAAAAMAATEPAVTGLGGPERGVIINTASVAAFDGQIGQPAYAASKGAVHAMTLPIARELARSLIRVVTIAPGIFETPMMAGLPQEAQDSLGQQVPHPSRLGRPAEYANLAAHIVDNAMLNGETIRLDGAIRMGPK